A part of Prionailurus viverrinus isolate Anna chromosome E1, UM_Priviv_1.0, whole genome shotgun sequence genomic DNA contains:
- the CE1H17orf67 gene encoding uncharacterized protein C17orf67 homolog isoform X2, with translation MELRFCLLNKFPRLERSLALAIRNLMLTLAVLTYWADVRWANVLDPAQKLQPTCGSPQQARKAPVQGQTILPLYYCSKQEGASPILTEKQAKQLLRSRRQDRPSKPGFPDEPMRGHLADLVG, from the exons ATGGAGCTGAGATTCTGCCTGCTTAACAAGTTCCCCAG GTTGGAGAGAAGCCTGGCCCTGGCCATCAGGAATCTGATGCTGACCTTGGCTGTCCTTACCTATTGGGCAGATGTACGCTGGGCCAATGTCCTGGACCCAGCACAGAAATTACAGCCTACTTGTGGAAGCCCGCAGCAGGCCAGAAAGGCTCCTGTCCAAGGCCAAACCATCTTGCCATTGTATTATTGCTCCAAACAGGAAG GGGCCTCTCCAATTCTGACGGAAAAGCAGGCCAAGCAGCTCCTGAGATCCCGACGGCAGGACAGGCCGAGCAAACCTGGGTTCCCTGACGAGCCCATGCGG